The following are encoded together in the Zingiber officinale cultivar Zhangliang chromosome 8A, Zo_v1.1, whole genome shotgun sequence genome:
- the LOC122011414 gene encoding cytidine deaminase 1-like: MEPKHVRSTAEKTSLHRFVIEADEAAAIAREWGVSTVAELLPLLVPAAQRLARPPISNYRVGAVGLGSSGRIYLGVNLEFPGLPLHHSVHAEQFLVANAASCGEAAIRFIAVSAAPCGHCRQFLQEIRGASEIHILVTSDADAAAFRPLSHFLPCPFGPLDLLHKDFPLLLEPHDNHARLLHPLASREASKGVGRSVDDRLREAAEGAARASHAPYSRCLSGFAVADGEGKVYAGSYAESAAYNPSLGPVQAAIVAYVAARGGTGEEGWDIVAAALVENEAAAVAHEGTARVFLAAVAPRAHLRVYRLRS; this comes from the coding sequence ATGGAGCCGAAACACGTGAGATCGACGGCCGAAAAGACTAGCCTCCACCGTTTCGTCATCGAGGCCGACGAGGCGGCCGCCATCGCCCGGGAATGGGGCGTCTCCACTGTGGCAGAGCTCCTCCCTTTGCTGGTTCCTGCGGCCCAGCGGCTGGCCCGGCCGCCCATCTCCAATTATCGTGTGGGGGCTGTCGGATTGGGATCGAGCGGACGGATCTACCTCGGCGTGAACCTGGAGTTCCCGGGCCTTCCGCTCCACCATTCCGTCCACGCTGAGCAGTTCCTGGTGGCTAACGCGGCCTCATGCGGCGAGGCCGCCATCCGCTTCATCGCCGTCTCCGCCGCCCCATGCGGCCACTGCCGCCAATTCCTACAGGAGATCCGCGGCGCGTCGGAGATCCATATCCTCGTCACCTCCGACGCTGACGCCGCTGCTTTCCGCCCGCTTTCCCATTTCCTACCCTGCCCCTTCGGTCCCCTCGACCTCCTCCACAAGGATTTCCCCCTCCTCCTCGAGCCGCACGACAACCACGCCCGACTCCTCCACCCGTTGGCTTCCAGGGAAGCGTCCAAAGGGGTCGGGAGATCGGTGGATGACCGACTGAGGGAGGCCGCGGAGGGGGCGGCGAGGGCCTCCCACGCGCCGTACAGCCGGTGCCTCTCCGGGTTCGCCGTGGCGGACGGCGAGGGGAAGGTGTACGCCGGGTCGTACGCGGAGTCCGCGGCGTACAACCCGAGTCTAGGGCCAGTGCAGGCGGCAATCGTTGCATACGTGGCGGCGAGGGGAGGCACGGGGGAGGAAGGGTGGGATATCGTGGCGGCGGCGCTGGTGGAGAATGAGGCGGCGGCGGTGGCGCACGAAGGGACGGCGAGGGTCTTTCTGGCTGCGGTGGCGCCTCGAGCCCATCTCAGAGTGTACCGTCTCCGGTCTTGA